A genome region from Pygocentrus nattereri isolate fPygNat1 chromosome 10, fPygNat1.pri, whole genome shotgun sequence includes the following:
- the odc1 gene encoding ornithine decarboxylase, protein MTTFTPADFDFTFLEEGFCARDIVEQKINELSLSDDKDAFYVADLGDVLKKHLRWARALPRVTPFYAVKCNDSRAVVMTLASLGAGFDCASKTEIQIVQSLGVDPSRIIYANPCKQVSQIKYASAHGVQMMTFDSEVELMKVARSHDNAKLVLRIATDDSKAVCRLSVKFGATLKSSRLLLERAKELGLDVIGVSFHVGSGCTDPETYSQAISDARCVFDMGAELGYNMTLLDIGGGFPGSDDSKLKFEEITAVINPALDKYFPVDSGVRVIAEPGRYYVASAYTLAVNIIAKKVIMKEQSGSDEEDDWTSDRTLMYYVNDGVYGSFNCILYDHAHVMPVLHKKPKPDERMYPCSIWGPTCDGLDRIVEQCTLPDMQVGEWLLFENMGAYTVAASSTFNGFQKPDIHYIMSRAAWQCMQQIHAQGMPALAEEQCPGNMPSHCGRESSLELPAKPCAPRVL, encoded by the exons ATGACCACCTTCACTCCTGCTGACTTTGACTTCACCTTCCTGGAGGAGGGATTCTGTGCACGGGACATTGTTGAGCAGAAAATCAATGAATTGTCTTTATCA GATGATAAGGATGCCTTCTACGTGGCCGATTTGGGTGATGTCCTTAAAAAGCACCTTAGGTGGGCCCGTGCCCTGCCTCGTGTCACACCTTTCTATGCAGTCAAATGCAATGACAGCAGGGCTGTCGTGATGACGCTGGCGTCTTTGGGAGCAGGCTTTGACTGTGCAAGCAAG ACTGAGATCCAGATTGTGCAATCACTGGGAGTGGACCCCAGCAGGATCATTTATGCCAATCCCTGCAAGCAGGTTTCACAGATCAAGTATGCTTCTGCCCATGGGGTTCAAATGATGACTTTTGACAGTGAAGTGGAGCTAATGAAGGTGGCTCGTAGCCATGACAATGCAAA ACTGGTGCTGCGTATTGCGACAGATGACTCTAAAGCAGTGTGCAGGCTGAGTGTCAAGTTTGGAGCCACGCTGAAGAGCAGCAGGCTGCTTTTGGAGCGGGCAAAGGAGCTAGGTCTGGATGTCATCGGAGTCAGCTTCCATGTGGGCAGTGGCTGTACTGACCCAGAGACATACAGCCAGGCCATCTCAGATGCACGCTGTGTTTTTGATATGGGG GCCGAACTGGGCTACAACATGACCCTACTGGATATTGGTGGAGGCTTCCCTGGCTCTGATGATTCCAAGCTGAAGTTTGAGGAG aTTACTGCTGTGATCAACCCTGCACTGGATAAGTACTTTCCTGTAGACTCTGGCGTGAGGGTCATTGCTGAGCCTGGACGATACTACGTAGCCTCTGCATACACGCTAGCTGTCAACATTATTGCAAAAAAGGTTATCATGAAGGAGCAGTCAGGCTCTGATG aggAAGATGATTGGACCAGTGACAGAACCCTAATGTATTATGTAAATGATGGGGTTTATGGCTCGTTCAACTGCATCCTATATGATCATGCACATGTGATGCCTGTTCTGCACAAG AAGCCCAAGCCTGATGAGCGCATGTACCCATGCAGTATTTGGGGTCCTACCTGTGATGGATTAGATCGCATTGTGGAGCAGTGTACTCTGCCTGACATGCAGGTGGGAGAGTGGCTTCTGTTTGAAAACATGGGTGCTTACACTGTGGCTGCCTCTTCCACCTTCAACGGCTTTCAGAAACCAGACATCCATTACATCATGTCTCGAGCAGCCTG gcAGTGCATGCAGCAGATCCATGCCCAGGGAATGCCTGCTCTGGCAGAGGAGCAGTGCCCTGGCAACATGCCATCACACTGCGGTCGTGAAAGCAGTTTGGAGCTGCCTGCTAAGCCCTGTGCGCCCCGCGTGCTCTGA